The DNA segment TCAAATTCGTTCAGAAGGGAGCGGGTGAGATAACGGTTGTTTCTGTTGTCCCACCATATACAGGCGATCTTGATTTAGTTAGTGTGGGAGATATTATGGACTCTATGAAAAAACCATATCAGGATGCCTTGTCTCAAGCTGATGAATTAGCAAAGACCGAAGGGGTATCGATTAAGACTATTTGCGAAGAAGGTGAGATATATGACCGGATTGTTGATTTAGCAGAGACTGAAAACTATGATTTGATAGTTGCAGGAAGAAGGGGACTACGGCAAATGGAGCGAATATTGGTTGGCAGTGTTACTGCCCGTATTATAGGTCACACTCAGAAGGATGTGCTGGTAATTCCAGGAGATACTGTCATGGGATGGGAAAATATCCTTCTGGCTACTGATGGCTCCAAATGTAGTCAGGGAGCGACAGAAAGGGCTATATCTTTTACAAAATCATACCATGGGGAATTGAAGGTCGTATCTGTGGTGGATGTTCCGACTGAATTTTATGGCGAAGCTCCAGAGGTAGCAGAAACCCTCATCCAACAAGCCAAAGGTTTTGTTAATGATGTAAAGAAAAAGGCAGAAGCAGATGGCATTAAGGTAGTAACCTTTGTCAGAGAAGGTGAGGCGTATAAAGTCATCACAGAATTGGCAAAAAATGAAAAAGTGGATGTTATTTTTATGGGTAGTCACGGCAGGACAGGACTCAAAAGAGTCCTTATGGGCAGTGTGACGGAAGAAGTCAGTGGTCATACCCCCTGTCCAGTAGTTGTAGTTAAGTAATCTCTTGTGCTATAATTGGAAGCAAGATAAATTTGATTTTTGATTTAATTTCAGCTCTAACTCTCAGTTATCTCCCTCAAATTCTATTTTGCAGAATCCTATACACTATTTTAACCTTTATGCTAGATTGTAACTATTCACCGCAGAGACGCGGAGACACAGAGAAAAAATTAAAATCTATTGGCTATACGCTTAATTCCATCTCTTAGAACAGAAACATTAAAATTGATCAATTCAATTGCTGCACCAATAATTTTTTCTGTTATCTGATTTATTTCCATGTTTTCTCTGTTCCTCTGCGTCTCTGCGGTGAATAGTTACACTAGATTAAGACACCACCAGATTTTAAGCAGAAATTGGCTATGCAATATTCACCTGTTGGTTTCTATTTTGCAGATAAGAAACCTGAAGAAGCAATAGGGTTCAAAAAGCCCGGCAATGGTTGCATTATGCCTTTGATATTAGGTGGTTTATTGGGATATTTTGTTAATCGGTTTGGATAATTACTATGGATAAAGAAACTATCAAAGAACTTGCTGCAAACCCAAATTTTATTTCGGGTATTTATAATTATTGTGATAGATGGTGTGAGCGTTGTCCATTCACCTGAAGGTGTCTAATTATGGAACAAGGAGATGATATTCTCGATATACTTGTGCATTTAGACCGATTGCGCAGGAAAATCGAAAATGTATTTCCATCAGCAAGGGCTTTTATTCGACCAGGATTTGAAAGTTGATGAGAAAAAGGTTTGCAAGAAATAAACGGGAAGGTTTTGAATATGGATAAATCGCAAATCCAGGAAAGAACAAAGAAATTACTTGAAAAGGCAGAAACACCAGAGGAATTTACAAAGGAATTACAGGAAGTCCTTAAATCCTATGTGGATAAAGAGGCAACAAAAAATTACCAGAGAATCATTCCTGATGCAGGGAAATTTTATGGAGTCCCAATTCCTGTTTTAAATGTAATAGCTTCTGAGATAGGGAAATTTATCCAGAAAAAACCAGCAAAAGCAAAACCTTTGTTAGAAATTATCTGGAATGAAGGCTCTTTTGAAGCAAAAGAGATAGCGGGGAAATGCTTGGAGAGGTTTGGGCCAAAGAATCCAAAAATCTGCCTGGACTTTGTTTCAAAAGTTATATCCGAGATTGATAACTGGGCTGTTTGCGACAACCTTGCTATGTGTGGGGTAGAGCCAATAGTTTATCAGAACCCAGAACTTGTATTGCCGCTTTCCGAAAAGTGGATAAATGACAAAAATAAATGGATTAAACGTTTTGGAGTGGTAACTTTACGAGGATATAAAAGGGTTAAAACTACAGATAAGGTTTTTGAACTACTTGATCTGGTTATGGAAGATAAGGACAAAGATGTAAAGAAGGCAGTGTCATGGATTTTAAGAGAAATAACCAAGAAAAATCCAGATGAAGTGCTTAAGTTTTTAACAAAATGGGCAAAAGCAAATCCAGGCAAAGATACAAGATGGATAATTAAAGATGGGATGAAGAAGTTAAGCAACGATGAACAGAAAAACATTTTAGGGTTATTGTAAACATGGAGCAGAAAACTACTATTTATCAAGAAAAAGAATTTAAGTCAATATTGAATAAACATAAATTCATAGATAGCTGGTTCTGGGACAGATATAGTCTTAACCCTTATAATGGCTGTCAATTTGGCTGTGTTTATTGTGATTCAAGAAGCGAAAGATATCATCTGCCTTTAGATTTTGAGAACAACATTGTTATAAAGAAGAATGTAGGCAAGATGCTTGATAAAAGATTGGCTAATGCAAGGACACTATTGCCAGATGTGGTAGCATTATCAGGCACTTGCGACCCCTACCAACCAATAGAGACAAAATTTAAGAATACAAGACAATGTTTAGAAATTCTTGAAAAACATAAATATCCGGTGCATATTGTCACAAAATCAAGATTAGTCTTAAAGGATTTGGATTTATTAGAGAATATTGGCAAAAATAATTGGGCTTGTGTCTCTGTAACTATTACTACGCTAAATTCTGAAGCAGCAAGATTCTTAGAAAAGAAAACCCCCTCACCAGAGATAAGATTTGATATAATCAAAACAATAAAAGACAAGACAAAGTATATTCAAGTAGGTGTATTACTCATTCCTGTTGTTCCTGTGTTGGCTGATTCGGATAATGATTTAGAAACAATGATAGAGAACGCAAAGAATAAAGGAGCAGATTACATTCTCTTTGGTGGGGGGATGACGATGAGGGATATGCAAGCAAAGTGGTTCCTGAAACATTTAAAAGAGATGTATCCAGAGCTTTTAGAAGGATACGAAGACCTTTATCAATTCAAATACAACCCTGATTCCTATGAGGGAACTTATGAGCCAAAGAAAAACTATACCCTGAGGAAAAACAAAAAATTGTTTGCCTTATGCCAAAAGCATAAAATACCTTACCGAATAAAACGATTTATTCCCGATGATTTTAGAAGAGAAAATTACCTAATTGCTGAGAAACTTTTAAATGAAGCCTACGAGCTCCAAATACTTGGCAAAGCATGGAGCAATACACACTGGGCAGGACAGAATATACAGAACCTAAATGAGTCCATTATAGATGTTGCCAAAAGAGATGATTTGCAAAAAATCAGAAATGTGAACCCTGAAATAGAAAAAATTATCAGAAAGGAATTGGAAAAGAATTAAAAAAACCGATTAATGGATGTGATATGGACTCCAATGTATATTATGTTTATAAAAGCTGGTGCTACTACCTATGATGTTATTTGGGATATAGTTACTATTTGTATCGTAATTTATGCTATTATTAGTATTTTATATCTCTGGAGGAATAGAAGATGTTTTTCATGAAGAGCCATTTAGAGATTTGCTGGGATGATAAAAAGTGCTGGGTTTCTTTTATCCGCATCCCGTTATACGCAATATTGCGGCTGATTGAATATAAGTCCAATAATAACAGGAGAGAATATGATGCACAAATTTGATATGAAAATATCTATTTCACGAAAATTAAATCTTATAGACCATGTTCTGTTTTTTATATTTATAGGTGTCTTAATTGCCTTAATAGCAACATCAACTAAAGTAAATATTGCGGCTGATTCGGTAGATTATTATGCTATATTGCAATGGGTGACGCCGGAAAAAGAAAAACCGATTGTAAGAAACCTGCATTTTGCAGAGCAGCGGTCTCCAGGATATAGTCTGCTATCACTTATTCCATATTCCTTATTGACAATATTTGTTGAGCCATTTGTAGCCACAGAAAAAATCACTGAGTATGCACTCCCTCCCCCAAAGTTTTCAATGGAAAGGCCAGAAAAGATAGAAGGCTCTGAAATGATCGGTGTTCCACCACAACCTATATTCATAAAGGATTTATTTTTTAAAGATTATTATGTGCCGATGGAAGGTAGCTGGTATCAGTGGAAATTAGCGTTATCACTTTTATTGACCAGTTTTTTCTTTTTGTTCATAGGGATATGGGCTAATACAAGGGTTTTAAAGCTGTATTATCCAGCAGACAAATGTCTGGTTATTATACCCGCAACATTAGTAACCTCACACATGTTTATGAGAAGTTTTTTTGATTTGCCGCTTTTTACAACCTTAACTTATTATGGATTAGCTTCTCTTTTCCTGCTATTTATATGCCTGTCTTTTCGTTCAAGCAAGGTCTGGCATGTAATTCTTTCAGGTTTTATACTTGGCTTGCTTGTTTTAACTCGGCTTGAGCTTAGCATTTTGCTAATCCTGTTAATGGGATATTTTCTTTTCGCCAAAAGAATAAGATTTCTTCTGTTTTTATGTCTTGGTGGTCTAGTGCCACTTATTGTTCTTGTTATCTACAATTTGTCCTTGTTTGAAGTACCATTGTATTTTGGCATTTTGCGCGGGGACATTAATGCATTCGGTTTTAATTGGCAATATATCTTTAACAATTTAATACATCCAGAATCAGGGATCTTATTTTGGACACCATTACTTATACCCAGCCTTATATTTCTTATTACCGCAAAGGACCCTATCCTTAAAGTAATTGGTCTTTGCTCTTTTGCTTTAATCCTCTTTTATACCCTGCGGATGCCAATAATGTATTATCATATTGGTGAAGGGATAATTGATATTGGAGGAATTCCATTACCTGTACCGGAAACTCTTACACAGATGCGCGGATTGACTCGATTTGAAATTAATCGATATGTTTGTGTTCTAATTCCGTTTTCAATTATTGGTCTTCGTATCGGTATTCATAAAATTCATAACTTATTGGATAAGAAAAATGCAAAGTTATATGCAATCGGCATTGATTGGGGGAAAATATGAGTAAAAAG comes from the bacterium genome and includes:
- a CDS encoding universal stress protein gives rise to the protein MLRYKKILVAIDGSETSLHTLKESFKFVQKGAGEITVVSVVPPYTGDLDLVSVGDIMDSMKKPYQDALSQADELAKTEGVSIKTICEEGEIYDRIVDLAETENYDLIVAGRRGLRQMERILVGSVTARIIGHTQKDVLVIPGDTVMGWENILLATDGSKCSQGATERAISFTKSYHGELKVVSVVDVPTEFYGEAPEVAETLIQQAKGFVNDVKKKAEADGIKVVTFVREGEAYKVITELAKNEKVDVIFMGSHGRTGLKRVLMGSVTEEVSGHTPCPVVVVK
- a CDS encoding DNA alkylation repair protein; translated protein: MDKSQIQERTKKLLEKAETPEEFTKELQEVLKSYVDKEATKNYQRIIPDAGKFYGVPIPVLNVIASEIGKFIQKKPAKAKPLLEIIWNEGSFEAKEIAGKCLERFGPKNPKICLDFVSKVISEIDNWAVCDNLAMCGVEPIVYQNPELVLPLSEKWINDKNKWIKRFGVVTLRGYKRVKTTDKVFELLDLVMEDKDKDVKKAVSWILREITKKNPDEVLKFLTKWAKANPGKDTRWIIKDGMKKLSNDEQKNILGLL
- a CDS encoding radical SAM protein, encoding MEQKTTIYQEKEFKSILNKHKFIDSWFWDRYSLNPYNGCQFGCVYCDSRSERYHLPLDFENNIVIKKNVGKMLDKRLANARTLLPDVVALSGTCDPYQPIETKFKNTRQCLEILEKHKYPVHIVTKSRLVLKDLDLLENIGKNNWACVSVTITTLNSEAARFLEKKTPSPEIRFDIIKTIKDKTKYIQVGVLLIPVVPVLADSDNDLETMIENAKNKGADYILFGGGMTMRDMQAKWFLKHLKEMYPELLEGYEDLYQFKYNPDSYEGTYEPKKNYTLRKNKKLFALCQKHKIPYRIKRFIPDDFRRENYLIAEKLLNEAYELQILGKAWSNTHWAGQNIQNLNESIIDVAKRDDLQKIRNVNPEIEKIIRKELEKN